A part of Acomys russatus chromosome 21, mAcoRus1.1, whole genome shotgun sequence genomic DNA contains:
- the Tagap gene encoding T-cell activation Rho GTPase-activating protein, which yields MKLISSTDAPKTLNAKNMETLIECQSEGDIKALPLLTSCESEDSICQLIEVKKRKKVLSWPSLMRKLSPSSDFSGSLEPELKVSLFDQPLSTICGENDTLPKPIQDILTILCLKGPATEGIFRKAASEKARKELKEELNCGGSVDLNQLPVHLLAVVFKDFLRGIPLKLLSCDLFEEWMDALEKPSEEDRIEALKQVANRLPRPNLLLLRHLVSVLHLISKNAEVNKMDSSNLAICIGPNMLTLQNDHGLSFQAQKDLNSKVKTLVEFLIDNCLEIFGENIPTHSRITSDDSLEHTDSSDVSTLQNDSAYDSNDPDVEPTSAITPASRQLESFAATVVGQDTLGPRDTCESSSEPTLSMVARLKSSIGQQDRRFSEPNMSPSQECLVGQMTKQKLTKSEDGFTMPQDACFEGDEAEDPFAEEVLPAAEGKPKRPVDLKIKTADQGLALPRGPLPKAFSSVSPGESLHSSHVPSPSCPKRNFFTRHQSFTTKTDKLKPQREIRKHSMSFSFASHKKPPAQTSDTESEKSKDFSRDQIRKDLRKASQLAGRIIQENELEIQSQTALGFSLSGTWALSVDNIFQLVDVRKPGSPPSYEEAMHYQTGGLMAYGGQTVASMRARMLKWSTASPPLPSHHSEGMPSGHSVSPITEHWRQSQTVSVSVETQGRAELHRLRTMSESMQKAKLDCLGRQHSHVVFEVDQLQCAKESYI from the exons AagttaaaaagaggaagaaggtgcTGTCCTGGCCTTCTCTCATGAGGAAGCTCTCTCCTTCATCTGACTTCTCTGGGTCATTGGAACCAGAGCTCAAAGTGTCACTGTTTGATCAGCCCTTGTCAACCATCTGTGGAGAAAATGACACGCTCCCCAAACCCATCCAG GATATCCTCACCATCCTCTGCCTTAAAGGCCCTGCAACTGAGGGAATATTCAGGAAAGCCGCCAGCGAGAAAGCCCGCAAGGAGCTGAAGGAGGAGCTTAACTGTGGGGGCTCTGTGGATCTGAACCAGCTCCCCGTGCACCTCCTGGCTGTGGTCTTCAAG gACTTCCTCCGAGGGATCCCCCTGAAGCTGCTCTCCTGTGACCTCTTTGAGGAGTGGATGGACGCCCTGGAGAAGCCAAGTGAGGAGGACAGAATCGAAGCCCTAAAGCA GGTTGCCAACCGCCTCCCGCGGCCCAATCTTCTCCTGCTCAGGCACTTGGTCTCCGTGCTGCACCTCATCAGCAAGAACGCCGAGGTTAACAAGATGGACTCTAGCAACCTAGCCATCTGCATCGGGCCCAACATGCTCACCCTGCAGAATGACCACGGCCTGTCCTTCCAGGCCCAGAAGGACCTGAACAGTAAG GTTAAGACGCTAGTGGAATTCCTCATTGACAACTGCTTAGAAATATTTGGGGAGAACATTCCGACACATTCCCGCATCACTTCTGATGACTCCCTGGAGCACACTGACAGTTCAG ATGTGTCAACTCTGCAGAATGACTCAGCTTACGACAGCAATGACCCAGACGTGGAGCCCACGAGTGCCATCACCCCTGCCAGCAGGCAGCTGGAGAGCTTTGCTGCCACAGTGGTTGGCCAGGATACCCTGGGCCCACGGGACACCTGTGAGTCAAGCTCAGAGCCCACGCTTAGCATGGTAGCCAGGTTGAAAAGCTCCATTGGCCAGCAAGACAGGCGGTTCTCTGAACCCAACATGTCACCCTCCCAAGAGTGCCTCGTGGGCCAGATGACAAAGCAAAAGCTGACAAAGAGTGAGGATGGCTTCACCATGCCCCAGGATGCCTGTTTTGAAGGTGATGAGGCTGAAGATCCCTTTGCAGAGGAAGTCCTCCCAGCAGCTGAAGGCAAACCCAAGAGACCAGTGGATCTGAAGATAAAGACTGCAGACCAAGGTTTAGCCTTGCCAAGGGGACCCCTACCCAAAGCTTTCTCCAGTGTCTCCCCAGGTGAATCTTTGCACAGCTCACATGtgccttctccttcctgtcccaaAAGAAACTTCTTCACCAGACACCAGAGTTTCACCACAAAGACAGACAAGCTCAAACCCCAAAGAGAAATTCGAAAGCACTCCATGTCGTTTTCCTTTGCTTCTCACAAGAAACCCCCGGCCCAGACCTCAGACACTGAGTCTGAGAAATCCAAAGACTTTTCTAGAGACCAAATCAGGAAAGACTTGAGGAAAGCAAGCCAGCTTGCTGGCAGAATCATCCAGGAAAATGAGTTGGAAATCCAAAGCCAAACAGCTCTGGGCTTCAGCTTGTCTGGAACCTGGGCCCTCTCAGTCGACAACATCTTCCAGCTGGTTGATGTGAGGAAACCAGGGAGCCCACCATCTTATGAAGAGGCCATGCACTACCAGACAGGTGGACTCATGGCCTACGGTGGCCAGACAGTTGCGAGTATGCGAGCAAGGATGCTCAAATGGAGCACAGCATcgcctcctctgccttctcaccACAGCGAAGGGATGCCCAGTGGACACAGCGTGTCTCCCATCACTGAGCACTGGAGACAGAGTCAGACTGTCAGTGTCTCTGTAGAAACTCAGGGGAGAGCTGAGCTGCACCGACTGAGGACCATGTCCGAGTCCATGCAGAAGGCTAAGCTGGACTGTCTCGGGAGACAACACAGCCACGTGGTCTTTGAGGTCGACCAACTCCAATGTGCTAAAGAATCCTACATTTAG